Proteins from one Salmo salar chromosome ssa07, Ssal_v3.1, whole genome shotgun sequence genomic window:
- the LOC123743816 gene encoding transmembrane protein 60, giving the protein MSLAQRVLLTWIFTLAFLIMLVLKLDGKVHWNWFLTFLPVWIFDGILLLMLLVKMVARCKAGHDPRNGSQDLKKKAWYLASMLLKLGFCLTLCARLEKLTHIKLTFVCIPLWCMLLGAMVELGYNIFPERREA; this is encoded by the coding sequence ATGTCTCTCGCTCAGAGAGTCCTCCTCACCTGGATCTTCACCCTGGCCTTCCTCATCATGCTCGTCCTCAAACTAGATGGCAAAGTCCACTGGAACTGGTTCCTCACCTTTCTACCCGTATGGATCTTCGACGGCATCCTCCTCCTCATGTTGCTAGTCAAGATGGTCGCCAGGTGTAAAGCGGGCCATGACCCTCGTAACGGCTCCCAGGACCTGAAGAAGAAGGCCTGGTACCTGGCGTCCATGCTGCTGAAGCTGGGCTTCTGTCTGACGCTGTGCGCCCGGCTGGAGAAGCTTACCCATATCAAGCTCACCTTTGTGTGTATTCCTCTATGGTGCATGTTGCTGGGAGCCATGGTGGAGCTGGGGTATAACATCTTCCCCGAGAGGAGAGAGGCATGA